GCCGAGTGTATGCAGGTCTACTTTGTCACCCAGTTCATGATGCTGTTCATGCTCACGCCGCTCATCGTGCCAGTCAATATCGCCGCCTACTCCATCGCCGGCGAAAAGACGACCCGCAGCCTCGAACCGCTGCTGGCTACGCCAATCACCACTGCTGAGCTGCTGGCTGGCAAGAACCTGGCCGCGGTCATTCCCGCGGTACTGGCTACCTGGCTCAGCTTTGCCCTTTTTGGGCTTGGCGCCAGGCTGCTGGTTGGCAACGCGAAGGTACTGACCGCGCTGCTCGACCCCATGTGGTGGCTGGCGATTCTCGTCGTCGGGCCGCTGCTGTCGGTTCTCTCAACCAACTTTGCGCTAATGGTATCCTCGCGGGTAAACGACCCGCGGGTGGCCGAGCAGCTCTCAGCGCTCATC
Above is a genomic segment from Chloroflexi bacterium ADurb.Bin180 containing:
- a CDS encoding ABC-2 family transporter protein, which encodes MNKIRTIIAKEWAEVFQNRMVVFSVIFMPLMFAGLPLLMLYTMRGSTGMADSAGIPSSLLRGCAEGLTVAECMQVYFVTQFMMLFMLTPLIVPVNIAAYSIAGEKTTRSLEPLLATPITTAELLAGKNLAAVIPAVLATWLSFALFGLGARLLVGNAKVLTALLDPMWWLAILVVGPLLSVLSTNFALMVSSRVNDPRVAEQLSALIMLPLLVLFFGQIAGFIYLNTRLMLVLAVAMVAVDALMVLLATQVFQREAILTRWK